GCAGCAGCGGTTTTAGCGCCGGCGGCGAATGGAACTTCGGCGTGCAGATGGAAACCTGGTTCTGATCCGCCATAACAATCACCTGAAAGGGGACAGTATGAATGTTGAAAACGTAGCGCAGCAGCTTTTACCGCTGTTGGGCGGCAGGGAAAATATCGCATCGGCCGCGCACTGCGCCACACGCCTGCGTCTGGTACTGGTGGATGATGGCAAAGCGCAAAAAGAGGCGATCGACAAGCTGGACGGCGTGAAAGGCTGCTTCCGCAACGCCGGTCAGATGCAGATCATCTTCGGCACCGGGGTGGTGAATAAGGTCTATGCCGCCTTTGTGCAGGCGGCGGGCATCAGCGAAGCGAGCAAGGGCGAAGCGGCGCAGGCGGCGGCGCAAAAGCTTAATCCGGTGCAGCGCGTCGCCCGCCTGCTCTCCAATATCTTTGTGCCGATCATCCCGGCGATTGTTGCCTCCGGGGTACTGATGGGCCTGCTGGGGATGATGAAAACCTACGGCTGGGTCAACGCCGATAGCGCGCTGTTCGTGATGCTGGATATGTTCAGCTCGGCGGCATTCATTATCCTGCCGATCCTGATCGGCTTTACCGCCGCGCGCGAGTTTGGCGGCAACCCCTATCTGGGCGCCACCCTCGGCGGCATCCTGACCCACCCGGCGTTGACCAACGCCTGGGGCGTGGCCGGCGGCTTTAAGACGATGGATTTCTTCGGGCTGGATGTGGCGATGATTGGCTATCAGGGCACGGTATTTCCGGTGCTGCTGGCGGTCTGGTTTATGAGCCTGCTGGAGAAGCGCCTGCGCCGCATCGTGCCGGACGCGCTGGATATCATTCTCACCCCTTTCCTGACGGTGATTATCTCCGGCTTTGTCGCCATGCTGATTATCGGGCCGGCGGGACGCGCGCTCGGCGACGGCATCTCGCTGGTCCTCAGCACGCTGATCGCCCATGCCGGCTGGCTGGCGGGGCTGCTATTCGGCGGGCTTTATTCGGTGATCGTCATCACCGGTATCCACCACAGCTTCCACGCCATTGAGGCGGGCCTGCTGGGCAACCCCGCCATCGGCGTCAATTTCCTGCTGCCGATCTGGTCGATGGCCAACGTGGCGCAGGCGGGTGCCTGCCTGGCGGTGTGGTTCAAAACCCGCGACGTGAAGACGCGCAGCATCGTGCTGCCCTCCGCCTTTTCCGGCATGCTCGGCATTACCGAAGCGGCGATTTTCGGCGTTAACCTGCGCTATATGAAGCCGTTTATCGCCGGGATTATCGGCGGCGCGGCGGCGGGCGCCTGGGTGGTAGTGAGCCATGTCAATATGACCGCCGTCGGCCTGACGGCGCTGCCGGGTATGGCGATCGTGCAGGCCAGTTCGCTGCTGAACTATATTATCGGCATGGCGATCGCCTTCGGCATCGGTTTCCTGCTGTCGCTGACGCTGAAATATAAAGTGGGGCCGGAAGTATGAAAGAGATACAGCTGCTGAAGCAGACGGCGCTGGCGCTGATGCAGGGCCAGACGCGCGCCGCCCAGGATCCGCACCGCCCCGGCTGGCATCTGGCGCCGCCGGTCGGCCTGCTCAACGATCCGAACGGGTTTATTCAATTCGCCGGCCGCTATCACCTGTTTTATCAGTGGAATCCGCTGGCCTGCGCGCACGGCGCAAAGTTCTGGGGCCACTGGAGTTCCGCCGATCTGCTGAGCTGGCGACATGAGCCTGTTGCGCTGACGCCGGCGGAAGCTTATGAGAGCCACGGCTGCTACTCCGGCTCGGCGGTGGACGATAACGGCGTGCTGACGCTGATCTATACCGGTAATGTGAAGTTTACCGCGGGCCGCACCGCCTGGCAGTGCCTGGCGACGCTGGATGAAAAGGGCGACTGCCAGAAGCTGGGGCCCGTGCTGGCGCTGCCGGAAGGCTACAGCGGCCACGTGCGCGATCCTAAAGTGTGGCGTCACGACGGCGCCTGGTACATGGTGCTGGGTGCGCAGGATCTGGCGGGCAGAGGCAAGGTGCTGCTGCTGCGCGGCGAAACGCTGCAGCAGTGGCAGCTGCTGGGCGAGATCGCCGGCAGCGGGCTTAACGGCCTCGGCGATTTCGGCTATATGTGGGAGTGTCCCGACCTGTTCCGGCTGGGCGAACGCGACGTGCTGATCGTCTGTCCGCAAGGGCTGCCGGCGCAGGAGACGCGCTGGCTCAATACCTTCCAGAGCGGCTACTTTATCGGCACGCTGGATTACCCGCAGGCGCGCTATACGCACGGCGACTTCCAGGAGCTGGATCTTGGCTTTGAGTTTTACGCACCGCAGACCACCCTCAGCGATGACGGGCGGCGGCTGATGTTCGGCTGGATGGGCATCCCCGACGGCGATGAGTTTTATCAGCCGACGCTCGCGCATGGCTGGATCCACCAGATGACCTGCCCGCGCGAGCTGACGCTGCAGCAGGATCGTCTGTTGCAGCGTCCGGCGCGCGAGTTACAGCAGCTGCGCGGCGCGCAGAGGCGGCTGCAGGGCGCAGCGCAACAGCTGGAAACGCTGGATATCGCCAGCGCGGAGCTGCTGATCGCGCCGGAAGGAGCGCTGACGGCGCACTTCGGCGATGCGCTGCGGCTGGACTATCGCCAGGGGGAGCTGCGCCTTTCGCGCCGCAACCTGCGCAGCGGCCAGCAGGAGGATCGCTACTGGCTCGGCGCGCTGCGGCAGCTGCATATTTTCTGCGATCGCTCCAGCGTCGAGATCTTTATCAATGATGGCGAGGCGGTGATGTCGGCGCGCTATTTCCCCGCCGACGCGCCGCGCCTGCGGCTGGAGGGGGAGGCAAAGGTAACGCTGGATTACTGGCGGCTGGAGCCTGGCGTGATAGTATAACCGCCATCGATTCAGCCTGATGTAGCCAACAGTGAATAAACCCAAACGCGTCACGATCAAAGATATCGCCCAGCTGGCGGGCGTATCGAAGTCTACCGCCAGCCTGGTTCTCAGCGGACGAGGAAAAGAGCTGCGTGTCTCGGAAGCCACGCGCGAGCGGGTGATGGATATCGCCCGCCAGGCGCACTATCAGCCCAGTATCCACGCGCGCGCGCTCAACTCTTCGCGCAGCCACACCGTCGGGCTGGTGGTGCCGGAGATGACCAACCAGGGCTTCGCCACCTTTTCTCATGCGCTGGAAACCCTGTGCCGCGACGCCGGTCTTCAGCTGCTGATCGCCTGTACCGACGAGAACGCCAGTCAGGAGACGCTGGCGGTCAACAACCTGATCCAGCGTCAGGTGG
This DNA window, taken from Mixta gaviniae, encodes the following:
- a CDS encoding sucrose-specific PTS transporter subunit IIBC, producing the protein MNVENVAQQLLPLLGGRENIASAAHCATRLRLVLVDDGKAQKEAIDKLDGVKGCFRNAGQMQIIFGTGVVNKVYAAFVQAAGISEASKGEAAQAAAQKLNPVQRVARLLSNIFVPIIPAIVASGVLMGLLGMMKTYGWVNADSALFVMLDMFSSAAFIILPILIGFTAAREFGGNPYLGATLGGILTHPALTNAWGVAGGFKTMDFFGLDVAMIGYQGTVFPVLLAVWFMSLLEKRLRRIVPDALDIILTPFLTVIISGFVAMLIIGPAGRALGDGISLVLSTLIAHAGWLAGLLFGGLYSVIVITGIHHSFHAIEAGLLGNPAIGVNFLLPIWSMANVAQAGACLAVWFKTRDVKTRSIVLPSAFSGMLGITEAAIFGVNLRYMKPFIAGIIGGAAAGAWVVVSHVNMTAVGLTALPGMAIVQASSLLNYIIGMAIAFGIGFLLSLTLKYKVGPEV
- a CDS encoding sucrose-6-phosphate hydrolase → MKEIQLLKQTALALMQGQTRAAQDPHRPGWHLAPPVGLLNDPNGFIQFAGRYHLFYQWNPLACAHGAKFWGHWSSADLLSWRHEPVALTPAEAYESHGCYSGSAVDDNGVLTLIYTGNVKFTAGRTAWQCLATLDEKGDCQKLGPVLALPEGYSGHVRDPKVWRHDGAWYMVLGAQDLAGRGKVLLLRGETLQQWQLLGEIAGSGLNGLGDFGYMWECPDLFRLGERDVLIVCPQGLPAQETRWLNTFQSGYFIGTLDYPQARYTHGDFQELDLGFEFYAPQTTLSDDGRRLMFGWMGIPDGDEFYQPTLAHGWIHQMTCPRELTLQQDRLLQRPARELQQLRGAQRRLQGAAQQLETLDIASAELLIAPEGALTAHFGDALRLDYRQGELRLSRRNLRSGQQEDRYWLGALRQLHIFCDRSSVEIFINDGEAVMSARYFPADAPRLRLEGEAKVTLDYWRLEPGVIV